The sequence below is a genomic window from Flavobacterium lipolyticum.
TCCCTTTCTAAATTCAATATACTTTGATATCTCATATCTTCTGTTAAGGTTGAATCAATTAAAAAATCAGGGTATTCTTGTTCAAATTTATATTTACCGCTACTATAATTAGCATATATTCCTGCTATATTTAAATCTGAATCATTAAATACCTCACCTATTTTTAAATCTCCGTTTTTCTTCTCAAGGTTATGGTCGTTTTTTTCTTGATCTGAATATTTTTTAATATTTACATCCTTCTCAGAGGGCAATTGTTTTTGGTTACAAGAAAAAAAGCCAAGCGCTAAAATTAACAGCAATTTTCTCATGTCGTATATTTTCTTATTTAAATATATCATTTGTACTATTATATCTGATTTTCTTTATTTGAATTTGGATTTACTTTCACGCTTTTTTATAATCCTAAAAATAGCCTTAGAAAGTTATTATTCTTTTGCTGAAAAAGGGGGCATAGATATTTTTTTGGTTTTGGATAATAGAACAGAAGCAACCAAGTTAGGCTGCTTCTGTTCTATTTTATTTTTTCTCTGATTTCATTAATATTCATAAATTCAAAACTCCCTATTTTTTCTTCTATACTATCTAAATCTTTTTTATCACTCTTAAAATATAGTATTGGTAGTTTTTTTTGATTTACGCTCATCTTTTTCTCTTCATAATCCGGAATATTGTTTTCAATCGTTGTTAGAAGTTTTTTATCTTTCAGAATAATATCATCTATATCTCCAGAAAATCCCCAATATTTTTTATCATCTTTAAGTATGAGTGGATCAAAATTAAAAATAACATTAGAATTGAAACTATTCTTATCAACATCATAAAAGGCACAATCAATATCCCCTTCTTCTGTTATAATTTTCAACATTTCTAATTCCGGATCTTCGTCGATATTTACAAACCACTTTTTATTAGATTCAGAATAAAATTTATTTATCTGTTTAATTTCTTCATTACTCGAAAACCAATACTCGTTATATTCTCCTTTTTTTTCATCTAAGGTTAAACAGATAAAAATAGTCAAATCATTATTCAAGTTTACTTTTTCAGTCTTTACAATTTTTAAGTTTTTAGGAATTTTATTCTTGAGACTTTCCGAGGCTTCAATTTTTTCAGGTTCTACTAAGCTTTTTTCTTTTGAGCATGAAACCCACATAAAAGAAACTAAAATTAAACAAAAGCTACTCTTTATTATATTCATCATATTTGTTTTTCTTTTTTGGGATCTAAAACTACAAATAATTCTTTAGTAGATTCAATTGGTGGTTGAACAGAATTTTCTAATAAGGTCTGAAGAATCAAAATGCACATTCACTTTTAATGAATTGTTTTCAAATGGCTCAACCTGAACATTTACAACAAAAAAACCTGGTGCATAGCCTTCTCTCGTTTCCTCAAACAAATCTGTATTCCCATAAAGCAATCCTGCAAGAGTCGTACTAACATTTTCTCCTTTTTCATTCTTCTCTTCCCATGAAGATTCTTCAAAATCGGGAATACTTTTAGTTTCAACTTTTTTCAATATTAAAAGAAGCTTTTCATTTGAAGAATCACTATTCTTATATTCGTATTCTCCTTCAAAATCATACAATGCATCATTTTTAACTGCTGCAATTTTATTTTTGTTTACCGAAATCTTTATTTCTTTGACTTGTTTGATTTCATTGGTTTCTTTTTTTTGATCTTGGCAAGCAAAGAGAAGGAGGGAGAGAAGATAAATAACTACTTTATTTTTTTCATGCACTCTTATTCATTAATTCCTTTGATTAAAACTCTTTGTTTTAATTTATCTTCTATTGCCCATCTCAATGATCTTTCACAGCATCATCATTAATCTGCATAGTAATAGATACTTCTTTTAATGTTCTTTTCCTCTTTTTCTAATATTATTTCTGTTACTCCACCATCAAAATTCATTACGACCTCTATTTTGCCAGATTTTACTTTAAATTTAACATCAATTAACCCATTTTTGTTGATGTTCATTATACTGTCAACCATTGGTATTCTTTTTGGCAAAACAGATGATTTTTCAACTAGTTTACTTGAAATAATCTCCTCATAAACTTTAGCCAAACTTGTATTTTTTATCGTACAGACTTTACCACTTCCCATTTCTACCGCCACATCTTCACACTCAGCTGCAGATTTTTTATCTTTACTACTTTTTGCAAATGCAATTACACACCCATCACTTTCAACAAACATGTAATTATCGACAAAGAAAGCATCCTGAAAATATTTATCTAATTCAGAATTCTTGTCATACACTTTTTTATTCCGAATACACTCAATTTTATTTGGCAAGATGATCTTGAAATCATCTTTCAAAATCTTCTGATATGCTCGAAGTAAATATTTATGTTCAAAAAAAGATTCCGATAAAATTCTACTTCTGTACACTTCATCAGAATATTTATTTGAAATAAATACAGAATCCCCGGAAATATCAATGATTAAAGACTTAAACTTTTCAACATCGCAAACATACTCGTCTTTTAATAATGGTACAGCTTTACAAAAAATCCAATTATTTCTATTTTTTACTTTAGCTGAAATATCAGTAATCTCCGTTTTCTTTTCTTTATTTATTACATGATTTTGGTGTTCCTCTTTTTTACATGAAAAAAGAGATAATAAAACTAAAAAAACTGTAGCTCTAAAATAAAAAAACTTAGTGATTTGAATCATATACATTATATTTAAACATTTTAATTTCGGCCTTTCTCCTAACAACTAATCCTTCTAATCCTCCATTTGTCACATCACCCATTTCGTCAGCTCCCCCCTCATAATCTTTTAAATTAATTTTTTTCTTTATCTTCGTTACTCCGTCATTAAGACCTCCTACATTTAAAAAATTCTGACCTGTATTATATAAGAGACTAACTAATGCATCGAATTCATTTTGATACAAATATACATGAATATCTCTTTTTACAGCCTTCTCGAATTGTATTACCCTTTGCTCGAATAATTCTGTTGCTCTTTTTATATCAATACCGTCCTTGAACTCCTGAGGTTCAGAGCCATTACACGGAAATTTATGAACTAAATGACCATATCCAATTGAACAATTGCGTTCTTTTGCATCATCATTATAAAGATGTGGCTTAAACTGTTCCCAGTCTTTTATGAATTTTTTTCCTTTTTCACTTAACCTCATTTTTTGTATATCCATTCTATTACCTTGTGGTCCTTTCTTTTGCTTACCATTAAATGCATTTTTATATCCTTCCATTAAGATATCAACCGAATCAATTAAATCCTTTCTACGTTTGAAAGGAGATCCATTTAATGTATTTGTAAGTGGGCTATCTAAGTTTTCCCCATTTTCCGTCGAAAAAATTTCAAAATGCAACATATAAATATCTTGTCCAGTGATTACTGTAACTCCTACGAGCTTTCCTGTTTGCCCAAGAGTATCTCCCTGTTTAACAATATCATTTTTCTTTACTTTTATACTTTTAGGATTTAATTCACCATACCTTGCGATAAACTTTCTGCCATCTTTTAATTTGTGTAAAACTGTGACCTGATTTGTTTGCGAATAAAAATATGCCGTTTCTAAAACTTTCCCATCAGCAATAGCAATCACTTCTGCATTTTTCTCCGTGTACAAATCTCTCCCTCCATGTTTTCTTGCTCCATAATCTCTATAAGAATCAAAAGTTGCTTGATTATGTCCATCAGCAGCAGTCCAATTATAGTTTTTACCCCATTTTGAGCCAGTATTATTTGTAGGCTTTTCTAATAATGGAAAAATAATTTCTTTCTTTTTTATACTCTCTCCCACAACCATATTCAATCCTTTATAAGACAAATGTTTCGTAGAATGCCCTTCGATACCAACATAGTAACTCCATTTTTCGCCGACTTTTGTTCCTTTAAGACGGGTTATTTTAAAAGTCGCAGATGCATTGCCTTCTGAATCTATTTTTACTTTACTTCTAAAATTTGGTTTTTCCCTTTTTTTGTGGGATGTTAGTACAATCTCTTTACCGATCATGTTTTGTGTTTTAGCGACAATGGTCACATATTCGCCATCATAACTAAGAGGAATTTCATCTTGTGCCGTGACTCTTTTTCCATCGTACTGAAAATAGGCCGCTGTTATTTTTTCACTCGTTACAACATTTAAAACCGCAGTGGTGTTAACATCGGCATTTCTCTTAAATGGGTACAATCTGCCATTTTGTATCCCCATTAATTTGAAGGTAATTTTAGCTGTTTTTCCTTCCTGAACCCCAAAACGCTTCTGAAAAGTATCATCAAAAGTTATAATCTTATTTATTTCACCACTTTCATTCGTTGTCGTTTCATTATAATAAGAAGGCTCTTTACTGCCGTTTAAGTAAAAATTAATTCTTACTTTCTGATTGTCATAGTCCGGAATCTTCGCTTTTACATGATTTACTTCTCCCGAAAAACCGGAAGTTTCTTTTTTGTCACCATTACTATAGGCCCAATAGGCCTCGGTTACCTGCGGACGCTGTACCTCCATTTTGAAAGTAGCTTTAGCATCGACGCCTTTTGCTGCGTCGCTAAAGGCTTCTATTGTGTAGTGCCCTTCTTTATCGGGTACAGATATCCCAAAAGATTCCCATTTATGAAGGTGCTTTCTTTTTGGAGCGCCCTTTTCAGTATACCAGATATCTCCTGACGTCAAATACGGATTATTCTTAGAATCATAAACGATCCATTTTACATCCTGTTTTTCTTTATCTGTAGGAGGTATTTTAAAAGTTTTTGCTTCTAAAGTAAAAGTCTTATCTGAACCGCCCAATAAAAAGACATTCTTGTTTGATTCTCCTTTGATAGGACCAATACTGGTCACTTCATTTTTAATTGCTGAAACTTCAAACTCCTGCGTTAATGCATATTGATCCTTACTGATTATTTTAATCTTATAAGTTCCCAAATCAGGCATCAATACGCTAATGTTTCCTGTTGAATCCAGTTCTTTTTCGTCTGAAATTGTGGTTCCTTTATTATTAATTTTAGTCTCTATTTGATAGTAAAGTTTTAATGGATTTAGTGATTTTACTTTCGGGTATTTTAAAGCTGTTTTAAATATAAACTCTTTCGCTGAAGGTCTTACCAATCTTCCTTTAACTGTGGAAGGAGGTAAAATTACAAGCTCCTGAGCCACTATTTTTACTTCTGTAAAAGCGAACGGCTTTTTATTTTTCTTACTGTTTGCTCCATGTTCATACCCATAAGCTTCGATTATATAAGCACCTTCTGCATCAAAATTATAACTAAAGGATGTACCCTCGTCTTCAAAAATAGTTTCTTCGTATTTTTTACCTTTTCTCGCCTTGTAAACAATCCAGTTAATACCTTCGTTTTTATTTCCATTGTGAACGATCAGGGTTTCGTCAAGGAAAAACTCCAAACTTTCTCCTACGATAAAGGAAGAAGCAGTTGTATTTTTTATTTTGACCGCTCCGTTTTTTACCGCATTTCCGGGCGCATCTATACTGCTTATTTCTTTTAAAAATACATAGACAGCTTCTCTTCCAATCTTACCATAAAGTCTGTCTGCGCTTAAATTAGGATAAATTTTGGTTTTAGTGGTTATAGTAATTGTACCGGGTAAGTCATCCAGTCCCTCTACTTGTCCTAGCAATAAAAACAGCTCATTATATTGTTCAAAAAGATTGGCTACATTGATTGTGTCTTTTTTTAATTGGTCTCTAATCGTTTCCCAACGTTTTTTACTTCCCTCTGAAATTTCCCCCAACAAGATATTGGTATCAATTGCTTTAATCATTTTTTCGCGAACGATTTCCCAATTAAAATTTTGGGTCGCTGCCACAGAATTTAGTTGTTTAAGAGCGGCGTACATTTCTGTAAATAATGCATGATTTGGTTTACCGTCAAAATCCTGAACAGATACTCCTTTATCTTCATCTAAAGCCTTAGAAATTTTAGTCCAATATTCTACTGCTATTCTATCATTTATAGCATTAGCCTGTTCTATTTTTTTCCTGATTGCTTGTTTAACAACTTCCAGAGTGGGTTCACCGTTTGTTTGCAGTTTTTCCGGTATCGTTAGCATTTGTTGTACCTCAACACCGGAATAAATCTGACTTGTTACTCCTTTACCTAAATTTAAAGCATCATCTTCAACTCCGAATATCGGAGAAGTAGTGTTAGCTGATATCACAGTACTCATCATTGTACTGTCTATAGTATCCGCAACGCCTTCTCCGATTGAAGTATTAAAATTTGTTGTTCCAAAAGGAATAGTTCCGGGCAATACCGTTACATCATTAAAAGCCTGCCCTGCTTCTCCAAAAACCGAAGGAGTATTGTTTACCGATAATGCTGCGTTATTTCCTGCTTTAGCAATTGTATCGTTCACGCCCCCTTCGGCTGAGAAATTAGAGTTTTTAACAGAAAGATTTTGGTTCTTCTGCTCCTGCCATAATTGTTCTATATCCTTTTGCTGACTCATTTCTTTTGAAATTTTTGCCAGTTCTTTTATCATGACATCGGTTAAATGTTCAGCACTTTTTACATCAGCACTGTCTTGTATTAAAATATCGAAATTGTGAATTACGTTTTTACTCATCGGTAGCTATTTTTCAGAGTGTAAAAGTAGTCTCATAGTTTGTTATTTTAAAACTTCAAGACGTTTGTATTCAGTAGTTTCAGTAAGTTCTCATTCTACTGAAACTACTGAATAGAGAAGGTTATTTTTTCTTTTTTTACTATTGTTCTGCTCTACTTTTACACCCTCAAAAAATCAAATAGCTTTATTTTCTTATAGGCATTCGAAACTTTAAAACTTACCCACAATCCTATTAAACATTAGTTAAAAGCATGGAAAAAAGGCCCAAAATACCTGATAAGGATAATTTAAAAAACTTCTTAAACAAATCTTACTTACATCATTAAACAGAAAAAATATGGCTCTACAAACATTAAACACTATTAAAAGTTGGTTCAAAACTGGTTTTAAACCAACACAAACTCAATTTTGGGATACCTGGGACTCCTTCCGTCACAAATACGAAAAAGTACCTGTAAAAGAGATTGAAGGGATTGACGAATTGCTTTCTGCTAAGGCAGATAAAACAGTTTTAAATGATCATTTAACAGATAAAAATGCACATGCCCCACAAGGATTAAAATCAGTGCTGGATACCAATCCTATTGCTGCTTACCCTACTGATTCTCACGGATACAGCAATGCAACTATAATGGGAAACTACGGTAACTATAAGTATAATAATATTACGGTAGGAAGTGAATTTGACAGCACCTCCTTATTTCAGTTAACAAACCAAATAACACTTAGCTGCAGAGTATTAGAAACCGGAGATGAAGGCAAGATATCCCTCTTCAGTGGTGATCCTTCATTAGAAAAATATAAAAATGGAAAACATACCTTAATAAAAATTGCCGACCCAGTATCCAGTAATGTATTTGAATTTCCTGCAAAATTAGAACGATTTAATAATAATACTTATACAATCGCCACCACAGACGATTTTAAAACTA
It includes:
- a CDS encoding glycoside hydrolase family protein, whose protein sequence is MSKNVIHNFDILIQDSADVKSAEHLTDVMIKELAKISKEMSQQKDIEQLWQEQKNQNLSVKNSNFSAEGGVNDTIAKAGNNAALSVNNTPSVFGEAGQAFNDVTVLPGTIPFGTTNFNTSIGEGVADTIDSTMMSTVISANTTSPIFGVEDDALNLGKGVTSQIYSGVEVQQMLTIPEKLQTNGEPTLEVVKQAIRKKIEQANAINDRIAVEYWTKISKALDEDKGVSVQDFDGKPNHALFTEMYAALKQLNSVAATQNFNWEIVREKMIKAIDTNILLGEISEGSKKRWETIRDQLKKDTINVANLFEQYNELFLLLGQVEGLDDLPGTITITTKTKIYPNLSADRLYGKIGREAVYVFLKEISSIDAPGNAVKNGAVKIKNTTASSFIVGESLEFFLDETLIVHNGNKNEGINWIVYKARKGKKYEETIFEDEGTSFSYNFDAEGAYIIEAYGYEHGANSKKNKKPFAFTEVKIVAQELVILPPSTVKGRLVRPSAKEFIFKTALKYPKVKSLNPLKLYYQIETKINNKGTTISDEKELDSTGNISVLMPDLGTYKIKIISKDQYALTQEFEVSAIKNEVTSIGPIKGESNKNVFLLGGSDKTFTLEAKTFKIPPTDKEKQDVKWIVYDSKNNPYLTSGDIWYTEKGAPKRKHLHKWESFGISVPDKEGHYTIEAFSDAAKGVDAKATFKMEVQRPQVTEAYWAYSNGDKKETSGFSGEVNHVKAKIPDYDNQKVRINFYLNGSKEPSYYNETTTNESGEINKIITFDDTFQKRFGVQEGKTAKITFKLMGIQNGRLYPFKRNADVNTTAVLNVVTSEKITAAYFQYDGKRVTAQDEIPLSYDGEYVTIVAKTQNMIGKEIVLTSHKKREKPNFRSKVKIDSEGNASATFKITRLKGTKVGEKWSYYVGIEGHSTKHLSYKGLNMVVGESIKKKEIIFPLLEKPTNNTGSKWGKNYNWTAADGHNQATFDSYRDYGARKHGGRDLYTEKNAEVIAIADGKVLETAYFYSQTNQVTVLHKLKDGRKFIARYGELNPKSIKVKKNDIVKQGDTLGQTGKLVGVTVITGQDIYMLHFEIFSTENGENLDSPLTNTLNGSPFKRRKDLIDSVDILMEGYKNAFNGKQKKGPQGNRMDIQKMRLSEKGKKFIKDWEQFKPHLYNDDAKERNCSIGYGHLVHKFPCNGSEPQEFKDGIDIKRATELFEQRVIQFEKAVKRDIHVYLYQNEFDALVSLLYNTGQNFLNVGGLNDGVTKIKKKINLKDYEGGADEMGDVTNGGLEGLVVRRKAEIKMFKYNVYDSNH